The Candidatus Uhrbacteria bacterium genome has a segment encoding these proteins:
- a CDS encoding response regulator transcription factor, producing MRLLVVEDDRQVSQALKDVLTKQSFSVDTTATGEDALRLANDVAYDVILLDYVLPGIDGKQVCKILRERGFHTPILMLTVRCETSDKVCALDEGADDYLTKPFSTDELVARVRALLRRSKAFQSDTFQLDDLVIDGKRQRVVRGQREIYLTRKEFGLLEYLMRNQGVVLSRTDIMEHVWDKSADPGSNTIETHMMTLRKKVDEAGKSKLIHTVQGRGYKIEVQ from the coding sequence ATGCGATTACTTGTCGTAGAAGATGATCGCCAGGTTTCACAAGCGTTAAAGGATGTTCTTACGAAACAGTCTTTTAGCGTTGATACGACGGCGACGGGGGAGGATGCTTTGCGTTTAGCGAACGATGTTGCTTACGATGTCATTCTACTTGATTATGTCTTGCCTGGTATTGATGGAAAGCAAGTTTGCAAGATATTGCGCGAGCGCGGATTTCATACGCCGATCTTGATGTTGACTGTCCGATGCGAGACATCGGACAAAGTCTGCGCTTTGGATGAAGGTGCGGATGATTATTTGACCAAGCCGTTTTCAACGGATGAATTGGTTGCGCGCGTGCGTGCATTGCTGCGACGTTCGAAGGCGTTCCAGTCGGATACGTTTCAGTTGGATGATTTGGTTATCGACGGCAAACGTCAGCGTGTTGTTCGTGGTCAGCGCGAGATTTATTTGACTCGAAAAGAATTTGGTTTGTTGGAGTATCTCATGCGCAATCAGGGCGTTGTGCTTTCCCGTACGGATATCATGGAGCATGTTTGGGATAAGTCGGCTGACCCTGGATCGAATACGATCGAGACGCACATGATGACGCTTCGTAAGAAGGTCGATGAGGCGGGGAAGTCAAAACTTATCCACACGGTACAAGGGCGTGGTTACAAGATAGAAGTGCAGTAG
- a CDS encoding NAD(P)/FAD-dependent oxidoreductase, translated as MAKKSSTSALTKEQHAAQDARYAEGHSYDYVIIGTGSSALTVGALLANAGHKVCLIEAHDIPGGYAQTFHTGDYHFCAQVHYIWGCAPGGKIYEFLKRVGLEKDITFELLDKNGYDHMVMPDGKRVPIPYGWDKLIENVVAAYPDQKSTMEKFVAVLRKVREEFRTFPETIKPIDYLKAYKYPTIIKYRNATVQDLFDECGLSKEAQAVLCANAGDYMLPPEKLSLFMYIALFGGYNTGAYYPTKHFKYYIQRLADFITSHEGCHIYYETPVDKINVENGIVTSVGTANGKTFTAKNFICNGDPQTMAKKIGLEKFSADDKKKLSYQYSQAGVVVYLGLKGIDLRDYGFGSFNIWHLEDWDMNEMWRQMGATNFEKPWLFMSTPTLHTDAGGTTPGPDCQILELASYTEYQPFKDAQDKSYAEYMKLKLKTAEKMIDLVEKKYVPDIRKHIVVKTIGTSVTNEDFCLAPKGNAYGSDMTPEQVSKNRLKAKTPFPNFWWCNASSGWAGMYGTVSTGMGLYMDLTGDRFYEGPKAPSDDEFIRAL; from the coding sequence ATGGCCAAGAAATCGAGTACAAGTGCATTGACCAAGGAACAGCATGCCGCGCAAGACGCGCGCTATGCGGAAGGGCATTCCTACGATTATGTGATTATCGGGACGGGGAGTTCCGCGCTTACCGTCGGTGCTTTGCTTGCGAATGCCGGGCACAAGGTCTGCCTGATTGAGGCGCATGATATCCCCGGAGGTTATGCGCAGACGTTCCACACGGGCGATTATCATTTTTGTGCGCAGGTGCATTACATTTGGGGATGTGCGCCGGGTGGAAAGATTTACGAGTTTTTGAAGCGTGTCGGTTTGGAGAAGGATATTACGTTTGAACTTCTCGATAAAAATGGGTATGACCACATGGTGATGCCGGATGGAAAACGTGTTCCTATTCCGTATGGTTGGGACAAGCTGATTGAGAACGTGGTTGCGGCGTATCCGGACCAGAAATCTACGATGGAAAAATTTGTCGCTGTTCTACGGAAGGTGCGCGAGGAATTCCGGACGTTTCCCGAGACGATCAAGCCGATTGACTATCTCAAGGCGTACAAATATCCGACGATTATCAAGTATCGAAACGCAACGGTGCAAGATTTATTTGATGAATGTGGTTTGAGCAAGGAAGCGCAAGCTGTTTTGTGCGCCAATGCGGGCGACTACATGCTTCCGCCGGAGAAGCTCTCGTTGTTTATGTATATCGCTTTGTTTGGCGGGTACAATACGGGCGCCTATTATCCGACAAAGCACTTTAAGTATTATATTCAGCGCTTGGCCGACTTTATTACGAGTCACGAGGGCTGCCATATTTATTACGAAACGCCTGTCGATAAGATTAACGTTGAGAACGGCATTGTAACGAGTGTTGGAACGGCAAATGGCAAAACGTTTACGGCAAAGAACTTTATTTGTAACGGCGATCCGCAGACGATGGCAAAGAAAATCGGTTTGGAGAAGTTTTCTGCCGACGACAAAAAGAAACTATCGTATCAGTACTCGCAAGCCGGTGTTGTTGTGTATCTTGGATTGAAGGGAATCGATCTGCGTGATTACGGTTTTGGCTCCTTCAATATCTGGCATCTTGAGGATTGGGATATGAATGAAATGTGGCGCCAGATGGGCGCAACCAATTTTGAAAAGCCATGGCTTTTCATGTCGACGCCAACGCTGCATACGGATGCGGGCGGTACGACGCCGGGACCTGATTGCCAGATTCTCGAGCTCGCATCGTACACAGAATACCAGCCATTCAAGGATGCGCAGGACAAGAGTTACGCGGAATATATGAAGTTGAAGTTGAAGACGGCGGAAAAGATGATCGATCTAGTCGAGAAAAAATATGTGCCGGATATCCGGAAGCATATAGTCGTGAAAACGATTGGGACATCGGTGACGAATGAGGATTTCTGTTTGGCTCCAAAGGGGAATGCGTATGGTTCGGATATGACTCCGGAGCAAGTCAGCAAGAATCGTCTCAAAGCAAAAACACCGTTTCCAAATTTTTGGTGGTGTAACGCGTCGAGCGGATGGGCGGGGATGTACGGAACTGTGTCGACAGGAATGGGGCTTTATATGGATTTAACCGGAGATCGGTTCTACGAGGGTCCAAAAGCACCGAGCGATGACGAGTTTATCCGAGCGCTTTAA
- a CDS encoding class I SAM-dependent methyltransferase, whose protein sequence is MLQEPLVWIAALLILVDVGAVWLLYRGAPFIPTKHEGVEKILELIDKRPNLKIADIGSGDGRILIALAKQGIEAHGFEINPVLVWWSRRKSKQLHLDHLAKTHWKDLWKADLSDFDVIIVFGVIYIMGRLEEKLQRELKPGSQVISLGFQFPNWTLKEKRNGLYIYSK, encoded by the coding sequence ATGTTGCAAGAACCATTGGTCTGGATCGCCGCCCTCCTCATCTTGGTCGATGTGGGCGCCGTCTGGTTGCTCTACAGGGGCGCGCCCTTTATCCCTACAAAACATGAAGGCGTGGAAAAGATTCTCGAGCTCATCGATAAGCGTCCAAATCTTAAAATTGCCGACATCGGCTCCGGAGACGGCCGCATTCTCATCGCGCTCGCCAAACAAGGAATCGAGGCGCACGGTTTTGAAATCAATCCCGTACTCGTCTGGTGGTCACGTAGAAAAAGTAAACAACTACATCTCGATCATCTCGCGAAAACACATTGGAAAGACCTCTGGAAAGCCGATCTTTCCGATTTCGACGTCATCATCGTCTTTGGCGTCATCTACATCATGGGAAGATTGGAAGAAAAATTGCAGCGCGAATTAAAACCAGGATCGCAAGTCATTTCCCTCGGCTTCCAATTCCCAAATTGGACGCTGAAAGAAAAACGTAACGGTCTCTACATCTACTCAAAATAA
- a CDS encoding sigma-70 family RNA polymerase sigma factor — protein MTNHNVTRADEDIVGDALVHKEVFALLVLRYQERLARYLRRLGVMRREDMEDVLQNVFLKTYRNLNEFDRQLKFSSWIYRITHNEAMSFFRSTSSRPEGHPVDDAELVLEQLSGSADTSMETELGLNASQLTEALKKLESKYRDVIVLRYFEEREYAEISDILRIPTGTVATLLNRAKKRLRDTLSHLV, from the coding sequence ATGACGAACCATAACGTCACACGTGCCGACGAGGATATCGTCGGCGATGCCTTAGTGCATAAAGAGGTTTTTGCGCTTTTGGTCCTTCGCTATCAAGAACGGTTGGCGCGCTATTTGCGTCGCCTTGGCGTGATGCGGCGCGAGGATATGGAGGATGTGCTGCAAAACGTGTTTTTGAAAACGTATCGGAACTTGAACGAGTTTGATCGTCAGTTAAAATTTTCTTCGTGGATTTATCGCATTACGCATAATGAGGCAATGAGTTTTTTTCGTTCGACATCCTCGCGTCCCGAGGGTCATCCTGTTGACGATGCGGAGCTTGTCCTCGAGCAGTTGAGCGGGTCGGCAGATACATCGATGGAGACGGAGCTCGGTTTGAATGCGTCGCAATTGACGGAGGCGCTAAAAAAGCTGGAATCAAAGTATCGCGATGTCATCGTTCTAAGATATTTTGAAGAGCGCGAGTACGCCGAGATCTCGGATATTTTGCGGATTCCGACCGGAACGGTTGCTACACTCTTGAATCGAGCCAAGAAACGTCTGCGCGATACGCTATCCCATCTTGTCTAA
- the rplF gene encoding 50S ribosomal protein L6: MSRIGKKPILLPSGIDLTVEAGKVIVKGPKASLTVPLPPHSSVSLEAEPRSAVVNVEQPDNVYQRAIWGLTRQLIANAVEGLQKPYEKSLEFVGVGYKVALEGKTVVMDVGFSHSIKFPLPEGIEGKVEKQVLTISGADKHMVGEIAAQIRRKRPPEPYKGKGVKYTDETIRRKAGKTAKTA; the protein is encoded by the coding sequence ATGTCTCGTATTGGCAAAAAACCGATTCTCCTGCCCTCGGGCATCGACCTCACGGTCGAGGCTGGGAAGGTGATCGTGAAGGGCCCCAAGGCTTCACTCACGGTTCCGCTTCCTCCGCACTCTTCTGTTTCTCTTGAAGCAGAACCCCGAAGCGCCGTCGTGAATGTTGAACAGCCGGATAACGTCTATCAGCGCGCCATCTGGGGTCTTACTCGCCAGCTCATCGCGAACGCGGTGGAAGGTTTGCAAAAGCCTTACGAGAAGTCTTTGGAATTTGTCGGCGTCGGTTACAAGGTCGCGCTTGAAGGCAAGACCGTTGTGATGGACGTTGGTTTTTCTCACAGCATTAAATTTCCGCTTCCGGAAGGTATCGAGGGCAAAGTTGAAAAACAGGTGCTCACGATCTCCGGTGCCGATAAGCACATGGTTGGCGAAATTGCAGCCCAGATCCGCCGCAAGCGTCCGCCAGAACCTTATAAGGGCAAGGGTGTGAAATACACCGACGAAACGATTCGCCGCAAAGCCGGTAAGACGGCTAAGACTGCCTAA
- a CDS encoding YceI family protein, with the protein MKKSLIAIISVLVLIIGGFITYNALTAPTKAPSTLPTVTDERPAPTPSVEPATPTAVVPTGTYRIIPESSKATYSIFEMLRGKPVTVIGATSEVMGTFEVDRTDLSKASIGEIRVNARTFKTDDEKRDNATRRMILKTEDDANEFIIFKPITITTDKQSIDLNAEFAFRITGDLTISGTTKPAIWEGVGKFTSDTELSATVKTTVKRSDYSLVIPDFPFLADVADEVPLQIDFVAKK; encoded by the coding sequence ATGAAAAAATCGCTTATTGCCATCATTTCCGTCCTTGTTCTTATCATCGGCGGTTTCATCACCTACAACGCTCTCACAGCCCCAACAAAGGCCCCTAGTACCCTGCCAACAGTCACGGACGAACGTCCTGCACCGACCCCTTCAGTCGAGCCCGCTACTCCTACTGCCGTCGTCCCAACTGGCACCTATCGCATTATCCCTGAATCCTCCAAAGCCACCTATTCTATTTTTGAGATGCTCCGCGGTAAACCGGTAACCGTGATCGGTGCAACAAGTGAAGTCATGGGAACCTTTGAGGTCGATCGCACAGACCTTTCCAAAGCCTCGATCGGTGAAATCCGCGTAAACGCGCGCACGTTTAAAACCGACGACGAAAAACGTGACAACGCCACGCGCCGCATGATCCTCAAAACGGAAGACGACGCAAACGAGTTCATTATCTTCAAACCGATAACGATCACAACGGATAAGCAATCCATTGACCTGAATGCGGAATTCGCATTCCGCATCACCGGTGATCTCACCATCTCCGGAACGACAAAACCCGCAATATGGGAGGGTGTCGGCAAATTCACTTCCGACACGGAACTATCCGCAACCGTAAAAACAACCGTCAAGCGTAGTGACTACAGCCTCGTTATCCCGGATTTCCCCTTCTTGGCCGATGTCGCCGATGAAGTCCCCCTTCAAATCGATTTTGTCGCCAAGAAATAA
- a CDS encoding 50S ribosomal protein L18, which yields MSLNTSNARARRIARVRAKVTGSNERPRLAVARTLAHIYAQVIDDRAGKTIAAASDADLSDADRKGKTKSEISTLVGKLVAERAKAKGISSVVFDRRDKRYHGRVKAVADGAREAGLTF from the coding sequence ATGTCTCTCAACACTTCCAACGCCCGAGCCCGCCGCATCGCACGCGTGCGCGCCAAGGTCACCGGCTCGAACGAGCGTCCGCGTCTCGCGGTTGCCCGTACGCTCGCGCATATCTATGCGCAGGTTATCGATGACCGTGCTGGCAAGACGATCGCCGCTGCAAGCGACGCCGATCTTTCCGACGCCGACCGCAAGGGTAAAACCAAGTCCGAGATCTCGACATTGGTGGGCAAGCTCGTCGCCGAGCGCGCCAAGGCCAAGGGCATTTCGTCGGTCGTTTTTGACCGCCGCGACAAGCGTTATCATGGCCGCGTAAAAGCCGTCGCTGACGGTGCGCGTGAAGCCGGATTGACTTTCTAA
- the map gene encoding type I methionyl aminopeptidase: MSMIKTPEEIEALREGGALLSRTLAEIRKACVAGVTSEELDAIAIKRFAEAGGEPSFLGYKIDKDGSAFPGALCVSINDEVVHGLPIPARVIKEGDIVGLDIGVWYKGLCTDMATTVIVGKTDEKTRKLVEDTRESLVRALQEVRAGKFVHDISNAIDDYLTPKGYGIVKDLVGHGVGHAVHEEPQIPHYRERRAPRIKLEKGMVLAIEPMVTLGDWRVYMKDDQWTIATEDGSTSAHFEVTVAVTDTGYELITPWPDQG; this comes from the coding sequence ATGTCCATGATTAAAACGCCGGAAGAAATTGAGGCGCTACGCGAAGGCGGAGCGCTGCTTTCACGTACGCTCGCGGAAATCCGTAAGGCGTGTGTGGCCGGTGTTACAAGTGAAGAGCTTGATGCGATTGCGATCAAGCGTTTTGCGGAAGCCGGAGGGGAGCCGAGTTTTCTTGGGTATAAAATCGACAAAGACGGCTCGGCGTTTCCGGGGGCGCTTTGTGTTTCGATCAATGATGAAGTCGTGCACGGACTGCCGATTCCGGCGCGTGTGATTAAAGAAGGAGATATTGTCGGACTTGATATCGGGGTTTGGTATAAGGGTTTGTGTACGGATATGGCGACGACGGTTATTGTCGGGAAGACGGATGAGAAGACGCGGAAGCTTGTCGAGGATACACGCGAGTCGCTTGTCCGTGCGCTTCAGGAGGTGCGTGCTGGAAAATTTGTGCACGATATCAGTAATGCAATCGACGATTATTTGACGCCAAAGGGGTACGGTATTGTCAAAGATTTGGTTGGCCATGGCGTTGGACATGCGGTTCATGAAGAGCCTCAGATTCCGCATTATCGTGAACGCCGTGCGCCGCGGATTAAGTTGGAGAAGGGTATGGTTCTTGCGATTGAACCAATGGTGACGCTTGGCGATTGGCGCGTGTACATGAAGGATGATCAGTGGACTATCGCAACGGAGGATGGGAGTACGTCGGCGCATTTTGAGGTGACAGTGGCGGTCACGGATACGGGATATGAGCTCATTACCCCTTGGCCGGATCAAGGGTAA
- the rpsE gene encoding 30S ribosomal protein S5 produces MDVPAEADYEEKNIEVARVTRVTKGGKRMRFRVLTVIGNRKGRAGFGLAKGVDVAGATAKATTQARKALFTVPLVKGTIPHAVEAKFGAAYVILKPAPEGTGVKAGGAVRIVLELAGVPNVVSKILGSKNKTNNVKATFAALRKLRLSTRTAAAQAPVEKTA; encoded by the coding sequence ATGGATGTCCCGGCTGAAGCCGACTACGAAGAAAAGAACATTGAAGTCGCCCGTGTTACGCGTGTGACCAAGGGTGGTAAGCGCATGCGCTTCCGCGTCTTGACCGTTATCGGTAACCGCAAGGGCCGTGCCGGATTTGGCTTGGCCAAGGGCGTGGACGTTGCCGGTGCTACTGCCAAGGCAACGACTCAGGCTCGTAAAGCTCTCTTCACTGTTCCGCTTGTCAAAGGAACGATTCCGCATGCCGTAGAAGCCAAGTTTGGCGCCGCGTATGTGATCTTGAAGCCAGCTCCGGAAGGTACGGGTGTGAAGGCCGGTGGCGCTGTGCGCATCGTGCTTGAACTCGCTGGTGTTCCGAACGTCGTATCCAAGATTCTTGGTTCCAAGAACAAGACCAACAACGTCAAAGCGACGTTTGCTGCCCTCCGCAAATTGCGTTTGTCCACTCGCACGGCAGCCGCTCAGGCTCCTGTAGAGAAGACCGCCTAA
- the rplO gene encoding 50S ribosomal protein L15, giving the protein MSLTLNNLAPKFGSRSKRFRIGRGAGSGRGKTAGKGTKGQKSRTGGTHKLKLKGLKQMLLSFPKSRGFLSRYAKVASIPLKRLSVYASGDTVSIETLREKGLINRIDLEAKIVGNGSFDKKLTVSGVAVTAGSKAAIEAAGGSVK; this is encoded by the coding sequence ATGTCTCTTACTCTCAACAACCTCGCGCCCAAGTTTGGCTCGCGCTCCAAGCGTTTCCGCATTGGTCGCGGTGCTGGTAGTGGTCGCGGCAAGACCGCAGGTAAAGGTACGAAGGGTCAGAAGTCCCGTACTGGCGGTACGCACAAACTCAAGCTCAAGGGCTTGAAGCAGATGCTGCTGTCCTTCCCAAAGAGCCGCGGTTTCCTTAGCCGCTACGCAAAAGTCGCTTCCATTCCGCTCAAGCGTCTTTCTGTCTATGCTAGTGGAGATACGGTTTCTATCGAGACGCTGCGCGAGAAGGGACTGATCAACCGTATCGATCTTGAGGCCAAGATTGTCGGCAACGGATCGTTCGACAAAAAGCTTACCGTTAGCGGCGTTGCTGTGACGGCAGGTTCCAAGGCAGCGATTGAAGCAGCAGGCGGTTCGGTCAAATAA
- a CDS encoding HAMP domain-containing histidine kinase, protein MISSRFAFFVTTAIASALIWLTWMLNGGYLVLARDWKQTSFLSGDAVAASIAFALIAIFSWLANRDLRASLQRARVSEAALQVERDQLEIKVEERTKQLKEAQEIQLEQMTRFAEFGQLASGIMHDLANPLTSMSINLQMVKDQVPEDVRDTNTYMDQALQATKRMEELVQVARQQFQKKPDTIPFSW, encoded by the coding sequence TTGATCTCATCGCGTTTTGCTTTTTTTGTCACCACTGCGATCGCTTCTGCTTTGATCTGGCTTACTTGGATGTTGAATGGCGGATACCTCGTACTTGCTCGAGATTGGAAGCAAACAAGTTTTTTATCTGGAGACGCCGTGGCAGCTTCTATCGCGTTTGCTTTGATCGCTATTTTTTCTTGGTTAGCAAATCGCGATCTTCGCGCTTCACTTCAGAGAGCACGTGTTTCGGAAGCGGCATTACAAGTAGAACGTGATCAGCTTGAAATTAAAGTAGAAGAACGCACCAAACAGTTAAAGGAAGCTCAGGAAATCCAGTTGGAGCAGATGACGCGTTTTGCCGAGTTTGGCCAGCTTGCGAGCGGCATCATGCATGATTTGGCTAATCCGCTTACATCAATGTCGATCAATTTGCAGATGGTGAAGGATCAGGTGCCAGAGGATGTGCGGGATACAAATACATATATGGACCAGGCGCTACAAGCGACGAAGCGCATGGAGGAACTGGTGCAGGTTGCGCGACAGCAGTTTCAAAAGAAGCCGGATACGATTCCGTTTTCTTGGTGA
- the secY gene encoding preprotein translocase subunit SecY has protein sequence MWEKLMQAWRVKEVRNGLLFVLGMMIIFRVMANIPLPGVDLIALKRFFEANQVLGLLNLFSGGTIENFSIVALGVAPYITASIIFQLLAMIFPRLEEIQKDGEAGQRRINQWTRMLTIPLAIIQSFSLLQLLGQSATPILTNADPLHIVMIIATVTGGTMLLMWMGELMSEKKVGNGISMLIFAGIIAGLPSSLSQLLATTDTSQWLTYVLYAAVAIGMVAGVVFVSEGQRNVPVQYARQSRGSSGSIGGVGSSLPLRVNLTGVIPIIFAISLLLFPSVIAQFFTQARTVWISQAATWVIVTLQNQTVYAVLYFSLVVIFTYFYTSIVFHPDRIAENIQKQGGFIPGIRPGKPTAEYLQSVVNRITLGGALFLGLIAVAPLIAEAALGTQLIALGGTSILIVVSVVVESIKQIQSQITMREYDVY, from the coding sequence ATGTGGGAAAAGCTCATGCAAGCTTGGCGTGTGAAAGAGGTGCGCAATGGCCTCCTCTTTGTGCTCGGAATGATGATCATCTTCCGCGTCATGGCCAATATCCCGCTGCCGGGAGTCGATCTTATCGCGCTCAAGCGTTTCTTTGAGGCGAACCAGGTTCTCGGTCTCCTGAACTTGTTCTCGGGCGGTACCATTGAAAACTTCAGTATCGTGGCACTGGGTGTCGCTCCGTATATTACGGCGTCGATTATTTTCCAGTTGTTGGCGATGATTTTTCCTCGTCTCGAGGAAATCCAGAAAGATGGAGAGGCCGGACAGCGCCGTATCAACCAGTGGACGCGCATGCTAACGATTCCGCTCGCCATCATCCAGTCATTCAGCTTGCTGCAATTGCTCGGTCAGTCGGCGACCCCGATTTTGACCAATGCCGATCCGCTGCACATCGTGATGATTATCGCGACCGTGACCGGTGGAACCATGTTGCTCATGTGGATGGGTGAATTGATGAGCGAGAAGAAAGTCGGCAACGGCATCTCGATGCTTATCTTTGCCGGTATTATTGCCGGATTGCCGAGCTCGCTTTCGCAGCTTTTGGCAACGACGGACACCTCGCAGTGGTTGACCTATGTGCTGTACGCCGCCGTGGCGATCGGTATGGTTGCCGGTGTCGTGTTTGTGTCTGAAGGCCAGCGCAATGTGCCGGTGCAGTATGCCCGTCAGTCGCGCGGTTCTAGCGGTTCGATTGGCGGCGTCGGTTCATCGCTTCCGTTGCGCGTGAACTTGACCGGTGTTATTCCGATCATTTTTGCCATCTCGCTCTTGCTCTTCCCGTCGGTGATTGCCCAATTCTTTACGCAGGCGCGTACGGTTTGGATCTCACAGGCTGCGACATGGGTGATCGTGACCTTGCAGAATCAGACGGTATACGCCGTGCTCTACTTCTCGTTGGTCGTGATCTTCACGTACTTCTACACGTCGATTGTGTTCCACCCGGACCGTATCGCCGAGAACATTCAAAAGCAGGGCGGATTTATTCCGGGTATTCGCCCGGGTAAGCCGACGGCCGAGTATCTCCAGAGCGTTGTGAATCGCATCACGCTTGGCGGAGCTCTCTTCCTTGGTCTTATTGCCGTCGCCCCGTTGATTGCGGAGGCGGCACTTGGTACGCAGTTGATCGCCCTTGGCGGTACATCGATTTTGATCGTTGTTTCCGTCGTCGTTGAATCGATTAAGCAGATCCAGTCACAGATCACGATGCGCGAGTACGACGTGTACTAA
- a CDS encoding nucleoside monophosphate kinase, with product MARVRLRALLFGPNGAGKTTQGQLLAERYSVPFVSAGNVLRAEIAEKTAIGKMVESYVEAGMLAPDELVDAIVLKRLKGLAMERGYVLDGFPRNVEQAVALDKLLKPNLAIQLKLSDASALKRLKGRFVCEGCRSVFHREFGLEDMLCTVCGGKLVTRKDDAEDAVRRRLAVYHFMTEPLAAHYRQRGILLAVNADQSIADLHEELCKKTQKLGFA from the coding sequence ATGGCACGTGTACGCTTACGAGCCCTTTTGTTTGGTCCCAATGGGGCCGGCAAGACCACGCAAGGCCAACTTTTGGCCGAGCGTTATAGCGTTCCATTTGTGTCTGCCGGAAATGTTTTGCGGGCAGAGATCGCTGAGAAAACGGCGATTGGAAAAATGGTTGAGTCGTATGTGGAAGCGGGTATGCTTGCGCCGGATGAATTAGTTGATGCGATCGTGCTTAAGCGGCTCAAAGGGTTGGCCATGGAACGCGGTTATGTACTTGATGGATTTCCGCGTAATGTGGAGCAAGCTGTGGCGCTCGATAAACTATTAAAACCGAATCTTGCCATCCAGTTAAAGCTGTCGGATGCCAGCGCGCTCAAACGGCTGAAGGGGAGATTTGTTTGCGAAGGATGCCGAAGTGTTTTTCATCGGGAATTTGGGTTGGAGGATATGTTGTGTACGGTTTGCGGAGGAAAGCTTGTAACACGTAAAGATGATGCCGAGGATGCGGTGCGGCGCCGGCTCGCGGTTTATCATTTTATGACCGAGCCATTGGCGGCGCATTATCGACAGAGAGGAATTTTGCTTGCCGTTAATGCGGATCAGTCGATTGCGGATTTACATGAAGAGTTGTGCAAGAAAACACAGAAGCTCGGATTCGCCTGA
- a CDS encoding GHKL domain-containing protein yields the protein MQLLQSKARPAHVSFDLMDIERIESVGSPLKFHRVVMNLLANAIEAYAESDVAYEDRLIRVTCHENQGDAVIEIIDKAGGISSEHLEKIFNPFFTTKKTGSGIGLPTVKEILQKDFSATIDATSTKDQTVFEIRLPIRKNLT from the coding sequence GTGCAATTGCTGCAATCCAAAGCTCGGCCAGCGCATGTTTCCTTTGATTTGATGGATATTGAACGGATCGAGTCTGTCGGAAGTCCGTTGAAGTTCCATCGGGTTGTCATGAATCTTTTGGCGAACGCCATTGAAGCCTATGCCGAATCCGATGTCGCTTATGAAGATCGTCTTATTCGGGTAACCTGCCACGAGAACCAGGGTGATGCGGTTATTGAGATTATTGATAAAGCCGGAGGAATTTCAAGCGAGCATTTGGAAAAGATTTTTAATCCGTTTTTTACAACCAAGAAAACCGGTAGTGGAATCGGATTGCCGACCGTGAAAGAGATTCTTCAGAAAGATTTTTCTGCGACGATCGATGCCACAAGTACCAAAGATCAGACGGTATTTGAAATTCGTCTGCCGATACGCAAGAATCTAACTTGA